The Mycoplasmopsis caviae sequence TTATTAGCTAATAGAAATTTTATATCACAAGGAGGAATCGTGGCTATTGTTCCAAAACGTAAGACATCTAAACAACGTAAACATAAAAGACGTACCCATGATGCTTTACCTATTCAAAATCTTATTGCATGCAAAAACTGTTCTCAATTAATTCAACAACACCGTGTATGTGACTCTTGTGGATTTTATAAAGGTAAAAAAGTTGAAGGCTACAAAAGTTTAGATATGCGTAATGCTCAACAATAATT is a genomic window containing:
- the rpmF gene encoding 50S ribosomal protein L32 — protein: MAIVPKRKTSKQRKHKRRTHDALPIQNLIACKNCSQLIQQHRVCDSCGFYKGKKVEGYKSLDMRNAQQ